DNA from Pseudomonas putida:
CATCGCCGTTGTTGAGCAGTGCCTGCATGGACATCACGATCAGCTCGGACACGCCGTTGCCGAGGTAGATGTCCTCGATGCCCACACCCTCGATCTGCTTTTGCTGGCAGTACTGCATGACCGCCTTGCGCGCGCTGAACAGGCCTTTGGAGTCGCTGTAGCCTTGGGCGGTGGGCAGATTGCGGATGACATCCTGGAGGATTTCGTCCGGCGCCTCGAAGCCAAACGGCGCCGGGTTGCCGATGTTCAGCTTGAGGATGCGGTGGCCTTCCTCTTCCAGGCGTTTGGCGTGCTTGAGCACTGGGCCGCGAATGTCATAGCAGACATTGGCGAGCTTGTTCGATTTGCTGAACTGCATGATGTGATCCCGATTGAGAAGTCGCGGCGCGCCGCCGTCAAAAGGTTTGAAAAGGGCGGAGTGCGTGCCAGACTGGCTGGCAAAAGAAGCCAACTAATATACGTGTCACCCCCGCCATAAAGAAAGACGGCGCGAGGTGAAATTCAGCCTGCCGAGGTCCCCCCATGCAAAAGATCGACAAAACCCTGGATGAGTGGCGCCAGATGCTGGATCCGGCCCAGTATCAGGTGTGCCGTTTGAAGGGCACCGAGCGACCCTTCAGCGGCAAGTACAACAGCGAGCGCCGCGATGGCATCTACCACTGCATCTGCTGTGACCTGCCATTGTTCGACTCGCGTGCCAAGTTCGATTCCGGCTGCGGTTGGCCCAGTTTCTACGAGCCGATCGAACAGCGCGCCATGATCGAGATACGCGACACCTCCCACGGCATGATCCGCACCGAAGTCACCTGTGCGCGCTGCGATGCGCACCTGGGGCATGTGTTCCCCGATGGCCCGCCACCGACCGGCCTGCGCTACTGCATCAACTCGGTCTGTCTGGACCTCAAGCCGCGTGACTGACCGGAGACCTGCGATGGCCGATACGCTGAAGAACATCCGCTGCGTCACCTTGAATGGCGAGCAGAAGGTGCTGGGCGATTTCCCGGGCAAGGCGCTGCTGGTGGTCAACACCGCCAGCCAGTGCGGTTTCACGCCCCAGTACAAGGGCCTGGAGCAGTTGTGGAA
Protein-coding regions in this window:
- the msrB gene encoding peptide-methionine (R)-S-oxide reductase MsrB, producing MQKIDKTLDEWRQMLDPAQYQVCRLKGTERPFSGKYNSERRDGIYHCICCDLPLFDSRAKFDSGCGWPSFYEPIEQRAMIEIRDTSHGMIRTEVTCARCDAHLGHVFPDGPPPTGLRYCINSVCLDLKPRD